A region from the Candidatus Binatia bacterium genome encodes:
- a CDS encoding fasciclin domain-containing protein: MIKFWKHSLLAVALVVGTVACGDSTKPAPEPNIVEVARAAGDFTVLVGALEATGLDETLSGDGPFTVFAPTDNAFALLPEGLVGSLSTSELSGLLAYHVVAGAVDAATVVTLTEATSVEGSPIFIQVENGTVVLDGRVQVIVTDIQASNGIIHVVDAVMVPGNAFPSTIVGTLAASPRFAALVDAVVVGELAEALSSDNGGLGFTLFAPTNDAFEALGPVDLTLEQLQAVLLYHAASGEVPAEVIVTLSSVETLEGSDVSIEVEGNAVILNGSARVEWVNLQTTNGIVHVISEVLIP, from the coding sequence ATGATAAAGTTTTGGAAACACTCGTTGTTGGCGGTGGCTTTGGTCGTCGGTACTGTCGCTTGCGGAGACTCGACAAAGCCGGCGCCCGAGCCGAATATCGTCGAGGTCGCACGCGCAGCAGGCGACTTTACAGTTCTGGTCGGCGCCCTCGAGGCAACTGGTCTGGACGAGACTCTCTCCGGAGACGGCCCCTTCACCGTATTCGCGCCTACAGATAATGCGTTTGCACTTCTTCCCGAAGGCTTGGTTGGCTCCCTGTCCACATCGGAACTGTCCGGCCTTCTAGCCTACCACGTCGTGGCAGGTGCGGTTGATGCCGCGACCGTTGTGACGCTGACGGAAGCAACCTCCGTGGAAGGTAGCCCGATCTTTATTCAGGTAGAAAATGGTACCGTCGTTCTCGATGGCCGAGTTCAAGTGATCGTCACGGATATTCAAGCCTCCAACGGAATCATTCATGTCGTCGATGCCGTCATGGTGCCCGGGAATGCATTTCCCAGCACGATCGTTGGCACCCTGGCTGCCTCGCCTCGTTTCGCGGCCCTCGTGGACGCAGTAGTGGTGGGAGAACTCGCCGAAGCGCTGAGCAGCGACAATGGCGGGCTCGGATTCACCCTGTTCGCACCTACGAATGATGCTTTCGAGGCATTGGGACCCGTCGACCTCACGCTTGAGCAGCTTCAGGCAGTTCTACTCTATCATGCAGCAAGCGGAGAGGTTCCGGCGGAAGTCATCGTCACCCTCTCGTCGGTCGAGACCCTCGAAGGTAGCGACGTGAGCATTGAAGTCGAAGGCAATGCTGTGATCCTGAACGGTTCCGCCCGAGTCGAGTGGGTCAATCTTCAGACCACCAACGGCATCGTCCACGTGATCAGTGAAGTCCTGATTCCGTAA